The region ATAAATGAAATGATACTTTTTACAAACTTAACCCCGTCTAAACCAAAGTCATCTTTCATTTTGTAATCTATCCTAACGCCCTTTTGACCGCTAAAATCACTTGCCATAAGGAGCAAATTCTCCCCTGCTTTTTTAAAGTCACTGCTTGTGCCAAGCAAGCGTCCAGCTATGCAAAATAGCGAGAAAAAGCTAGCGTTTGAGCTAAATTTACCACTTGGCAAGACGTGCTCTTTACTGAAGTTTTCAAGTAGCCTTTCGCCGCTCTCATCAGCTCTTATGAGCTCATAAATTTCTTCAAAGCTACTAAATTTTGGCAAAAATAGAAGCTGCGTTTTGCTTGATTTTGAAAGCAGGCAAATTTCATCATCGCTAAATTTGCTAAATTTTAGCCCCAAAGCCACTTCGCCCAAATAGCTAAGCTCAAATTCCTCATCTTTTGTGTAAAAAAATGGGCTTAAAAGCGCACTACTTTCAAGCAAAGCAAGCCTTGAAAGAGCGCTTTTTTGCTCCTTTGCAGTAACGCTTACAAAGCTAAAACCATCTTGATTTAGCTGCTCGCAAAGGGCGTAAAGAAAAAGATCATTTGGCGCTATCACGTCAAAAAATAGCGGTGCGCTCTCGTGATTTTGCCTATAAATGGCTGTCGTTTTTAGCGATAAAAGTGGCTTTTCAAAGCTAGCAAGCGCGATCTGCGCCCTATCACCAGCTATAAAAATTTTTGGTAGCTGCTTTAAATTTACAGGCATCAAGAAATTTGCATCAAATTTCACCCCAAGAGAAATTTCATATAAATTTTCATCTTGCTCTACGCAAACGCTCTTGCCGTTTTTTAATAAATTTAGGCAGGTTTTTAGCTTTTCATTAAAATTTTCAAGCGTTATCTCGCCCTCAAATTTACTCCAAGTAAGTACGCCACTTTCATTTAAAATAGCCTTGCCATTAGCCAAAAATGCCGCCGCTTGAGATGGGCTAAGCGTGCCAAATTTTACCTTCTCAATTTCGCCCGCCACGTCAAGCTCATCTGCCACATCAACCTCGCTATGCTTTATAAAAAGGCTATAGGGCAAAATGGTGCTTGCTCTGTCTGCTAGGGCGCTAAGCTCCTCATTTGATCCACTTACTTTTAGGTAAATTTGATCATTTTTGCAGCTTATAGAGTGCTTAAGCTCCCCAGCTAATGAGCGTAAAAAAGGTGCAAAAAAGGCTGGGTCTTTAAAGCAGTCAAATTTAAAAGCAAGTATCATTTTAAACCTTTTTTAGCGTAGTCATCGAGGGTGTCGTTTAGGGTGAAATTTGCCACCTTTTCGCACTTAAAATCAAGCTCTTTTAAGTGTTCAAGTAGCGTTTTTTCTAGGATGTTAGAAGCTTTTATCACTTCATCTGAGAGGCTAAAATTTGATGACTCTATGCGGCTAGGCACGATGCCTAAGATTTTGGTTGTCGGTCTATCGCCTGCAAGCTCCATTAGATGAAGGGTTTGAAGCATCTCGATTTCGTGAGCCGAGCCGTCCCAGCTGATAAAATTTGGTACGTTTAGAAAGTCGAAAAAATAAACATCGCCCACGCTTGCGCCATTTGCGCTAATGCAATCAACGACGATAAGATAGTCAAATTCGCTTATTATGTGAGTTAGAGCGAGGGCTAAAGTGCCCCCGTCCATTAGAGTAAGCTCGTTTTTAGAACTTGTAAATTTATAGTTTTTAGCCATCAAATTTACAAAATGAACACCTATGCCCTCATCAGCAAACATAACGTTGCCAATGCCAAGAACTAGCACTCTCATCAGTGTTCTTTTACAAATTTATAGCCACTAACGATGGCGTCCATCGCTCCATTTTTGCCTTTAACGGCGTTAAATATCGCCATATAAACGTGAATAGGCACAAATATCATGATGATCCACATGCAAATTCTATGTATCGTTCTAACATTTGCTAGTCCGCCCATAAGCTCTTCAAAGTATCTCGCTGGCTCGTAGATCGCTCCGCCAAGTCCCTCGTGATAAACGTGAGCGTAAAGCACTAAGCCAGTTAGGCATATGAGTGCCAAGATGACGTAAAAGAAAAAGTATGAGGCAAACTGCAATGGGTTATAAACGCCCCTTAAATGCGGGTGTGGCCCCATAAAGATGTAGTATTTTATCTGCGCTATCCAAACTTTTGGACTTAAAAAGTCAAGCACGCTCATCCACTCTTTTTTGCTGTGCTTATCAAAGACAAATAGATAGAATTTAAAGATAAATACCGCTATTAGCACAAAGCCAGCGACCTGGTGCGCCAAACGCCACTTTGCTTGCATGAAATTTGTAGGCTCGCTCGTGATCTCTGGACTCATAAAGACATAAGAGATGTAGTAGCCGCTCACAATCAAAAGCGTGATAGCTATAAATCTAATCCAGTGTGTCAGCCTAACGCCGATGGAGAATTCGTATTCGCTGATCCTGTCAGGATTTTTATGTGACATCTTTTCTCCTTACAAATTTGGATTTATCTTATAAGTACTCAAATCATTTCCCTTCGTGTCCATAACATGCACGGCACACGCGATGCAAGGGTCGTAAGAGTGAATTTTTCGTATTATCTCAAGTGGTTTTGAAAGATCAGCGATCTTCATACCAACTAAGCACGCCTCGTAGCTTCCCATTTGACCTTTAGCGTCTTTTGGTGAGGCGTTCCAAGTGCTTGGCACGACCGCTTGCCAGTTTGAGATGACGCCATCTTTTATGCGGCACCAGTGGCTAAGCGCGCCTCTTGGAGCATTGCCTTTGAAGTGACCTTTGTACTCTTTGCCATTATCTATGACATATTTTGCG is a window of Campylobacter concisus DNA encoding:
- a CDS encoding HyaD/HybD family hydrogenase maturation endopeptidase produces the protein MRVLVLGIGNVMFADEGIGVHFVNLMAKNYKFTSSKNELTLMDGGTLALALTHIISEFDYLIVVDCISANGASVGDVYFFDFLNVPNFISWDGSAHEIEMLQTLHLMELAGDRPTTKILGIVPSRIESSNFSLSDEVIKASNILEKTLLEHLKELDFKCEKVANFTLNDTLDDYAKKGLK
- the cybH gene encoding Ni/Fe-hydrogenase, b-type cytochrome subunit, with translation MSHKNPDRISEYEFSIGVRLTHWIRFIAITLLIVSGYYISYVFMSPEITSEPTNFMQAKWRLAHQVAGFVLIAVFIFKFYLFVFDKHSKKEWMSVLDFLSPKVWIAQIKYYIFMGPHPHLRGVYNPLQFASYFFFYVILALICLTGLVLYAHVYHEGLGGAIYEPARYFEELMGGLANVRTIHRICMWIIMIFVPIHVYMAIFNAVKGKNGAMDAIVSGYKFVKEH